The Biomphalaria glabrata chromosome 1, xgBioGlab47.1, whole genome shotgun sequence sequence atattctaatttttaatatgcaaaatttttaaagatgttttttttttaatttctgaaatGTAGAGTCCCATTTAAAGGTGAAACCGGGCGCAGTGTATCGAGGCGGTAAATATAACCATACGTTAAAGGACCTCAAAGATACCGCGTGTTAAGGCGCTTGGATCTAAGGAGAGGCAGAATTCGAATACAGTATGTCAACTCAAGACGAGATTATATGCAACAATTAAAGCGGCTAGCCTAAGGGAACAATAGAAAGTTTGTTACTTTGATATCGGAGCTAGTTACAGATGTTTTAATAAAGCCTGCTTCCAGGCGTCCCACCAATACTCTGCTTCTTCTGTACAACGTAGTGAAAAGGGCTACCCTCTtcactcaattttttttttactagaacaATGTTTATTAATGTACGCCCTTTAAAACCTAACCATCTGGCCCTTTCTCATCACCACCAAGTTCAAAGTGCTTGCATCGCTTAATCGGTAACTGTTTTCTGTATTTGCATTCTGTGCACTCCATACGCAAAACTATCTTTCTGGTGGTCTTGGCCTTCTTCCTAAAAACTGGTTTGGACTGACCACCAGAACCACTCTGTTTTCTGTCGTAACGCCTTTTACCTTGGGCATACAAGGAAGCATTGCCAGCCTTATACTGAGTCACTTTGTGAACGGTAGGTTTTTTGCATTTTGTATTTCGCAGtattttttataaactaaaGGCTTCTGTCCATGTAGTATATAACGGTTTAAATTGCGTAATAGAAAGAGTTTTTGTTCTCGAtcattttaaattactttagtCCGTTGTCATCTAAATATATTTCCAAATTGTTTCTTGATGTTCCGTTAGAAAATCTCATGTGCTTGAAAGGTAAATAAATTAGGGTTAGGGTCAAAGGTTAGGGTCAAATTGATTTAGGGAAGCGTGGTGactaagcggtaaagcgcttggcttccgtcccaggggtcccgggttcgaatcctggtgaatactgggaCTTGTAATTTGGGAATCTTTAGGGTGCATCTCAGTccactgacattagttggagaaaagcaaaggcggtttgtcgttgtgctggcaacttGACACCTTCGCTAACCATGGGttacagaaataaaataacttttacattatctgccctatagatcgcaaggtctaataGAACTTTACAATTGATTTAATCTAAAGCTATTTAGATCTTAATTCAGATTTCTGACGTGCTGTTCATTtctttaaacaagtaaaatacaaaaaggcCTTTTTTTGAAAATACAATTAATCTTTTATAAAGCTGATGACTCTTTTAAAAGCGATTACTTTTGCTCTTAATAAAGTAATGAGTGgtagaattaaaaaacaacatttgtatTACTGTGTATGAATACATTGTTTAAGTATTGGAAACGTATATCAGCCCAGCGAATGACGTcataagacggtgcgcaaaatgttcataAACGTCTATCTATTTAGTGAATGCAGGCcggaatacccgctgacgtacttgtgttcaaaataatagacgcaagccaaatttaaactttgagattatttttttaaaattataacggtcaaacaagagttttccctgtgtggccaattagctagtaattcttttcccaaagatacataatgataaacatatacataaactgtcataTCTAGGCAAATCactagagccgttttcgagatccgtttCCActaaggtattttttttttgaacccATGAAGAATTAGCAAGATGATAAgaggaattataaaaaaaaattatatatataataaaaaaaaaacattaaaaaattatgcaaaaatgtgaaattacattttttatagcTCTGTCAACTCACGAAGGCACGTTTGCTTAAAATAGTTTAACTTCACTATTCAATGTGTGATGTATTGAGGCACTGCAACTGTCTCCTAGTACTGCctcatagtaggcctactacctTATACTGTCTCCTAGTAAAGTCTCATCCAAGTCCTATCGATTCCCAGGTGGCCTGACCTATTTACAACGTCTCTCtgtggttaaatgaagaaacgTAGTGACTCGTGCTCCTTGTTTACATTTACAGCAGTGATGGCCAATCTACGACCTGCGGACTATACTCGGCACTTAACGAGAGACGATCCAGACCCTCGAAGCTTCAGCAACGAATGTGTAATGAAGCCTTAAAGGCTTGGTTGTAATGCAGCCTCAGAGGCTCGAATCTAATGAAGCCTCAAAGTTTCGATTGTAATTAAATCTTCAGAGGCTCAGTTGTAATGAAGCCTCAGAGGCTCTATgcgcatatttttttttatgtgagaCGTCCATTGATACGTGCGTAAAGAAATTTCAATGACGCCCAGCTGAAGAAAAATGTTGAGCATCACTGACCTATAAATAAGATTTGGCACCATGTAGAGTAACAATTACTTTGATACGTTCCTGGGCATTGAAATCTTTTACACACAGATAAGACatagactgctttattgatccttatggaaatttgttgtgattacaaggactcttttctcatataaagacaacacaagaTGTAACTATAAGGCTTATTTTTAGATTCAACCTTAATTAaatctaaaacacacacacatacacacacacacacacacaatgcaaCTAGGTACGCAGTTAAATGCTCAAATTTAAGATTGAAATAGCGCTGGGAAAAAGcggtcattttattttatattattgtgaTAATGAAACTCCTGTAATACATAGTATTATTAGTAAGTTATTAGAAAGTATGGACAAtctgtgactgtgtgtgtgtgtgttaattaaCTATAGACCATACTACTCGTGGCTTGAGTATAATGGTCATTTTAAAGCGAAGATCAGACTTCACAACCATCTTTGAGAATTAGTAAGAGTACAAGTTTCAAACCAAAAGATGTCGTGATTGTAATTGATCAGATACATTGCTTGTTAGGTTTCAGAATAGTTCAAGTAACATTCCCATACATTGTAGCCAGATTGTagcattaatttgtttaatgcTGCCTTCCGTAGAAAATGTCTGCTCATCCCTGACCTATGTAACAATGTGAATACTAAGATCAAAGTTTACATTGTGACTATGGGCTATAACTCTGTTGATGTTATTCACGTCTCAGTGCTCATCACTTCCCTTGACTTAtcaattttcaaatacaaacttAAAACGCTCGCTCATTAGAGGACAACGACATTTAGTCCGTGAAAGGAAACAAGCCAGGAGTTTGTTGTTAGCAACTAGAAAACTGACGACcaaaatgtaaacatattttCCTATAACGCCAGAAATGTTTAGATTTCTTGTTTCTGAAATGCTTGTATTTTCTACAGGTTCTGTTCTAGTTGCTATATGTCTTCTGTCTTGGTTTGGGTGTTTGTTAAGTGCTGCCTTCAACATATTGTACTtgtaaaagaaatgttatattttattacattcatTATTTTAAGTGTATGATGATAAAATAGATGAATAGCAGGCACAATGAGATATAGAGGAATGTGGTACATTTAGTATGTTACTGACATAATTACGTACATAGAAAATACTTTCTATCCTtgacaaaataaacataaagaTAGAAATGAACTGCTACAGACTGTACATGTAAATCCATTTTCGTTTCATTTCTCTTAGAATTTACAAGTGAAAATAATTAACACTCGTGCTCATGTGTCAGTCTTAGGCGTCTCCCACATACAGTTGGGTATTGACTGGGTAATCACTCTAGACAAAATGTGTACGCTTTTACCTACTGACAATGTATGTTCGTATGAGATTCTGTCCAGTGTGGACGAGGCTggttatttaaatgtttttaccGCCAGCTCGAGCTCTAGCAGGAGTACGCTGACATCAATGTTACAAAAGAGCAATCGTGGACAAATGAGATTCATCCAAATCTCGTAAGCAAAGGCCATCACAGAAACAAAGGGCCGTGTTGTAAACAACCgttgaaattaaaacaaaccGTTTTTTTCGTTAGTCACATTATTTGATAATTAAGTAACCACAGTAACCATCTTCAAAACAAGTCGCCCACTTTAAATTCCCGTTCCATTTTGGTTACACCATGCCGTTATTCCACACAACGCCAGCATTAAGATAGCTTACTACTGTTAAAGCTTTCTGTCACTGTGATAAAGTAATCCAAGGTAACCAAGAAAAACTGGTTTGAAGACTTTCAAGTTGTGCTCTGACGCCTGGTGTGACCCACTTTCACTCGCCGTTAAACTTCGTCTCAATAGTGCTCCCACTTCTCCGAGGGTAACTTGGCCTTTGGTAGCTGGACGGCGAGCCTCGACAGATGGGGATCGACTCTCGGAAGGCCCTGCGGAAGCCGTCTCCCATGATGGTGTAGATAAAAGGGTTGACGCAACTGCTGGTGTACGACAGGGTGTGGGCGAAGATTTTCAAGTCGTACATGGGTTTGCTCTTCGGAAAGCTTTCATCCATCAGCACGTAGACCAGGTTGAACAGGTGAATGGGCAGCCAGGTAATGGCGAATAGGATGGCCACAGCTGCCACCATCTTGGCAACTTTCTTTCTCCTGCGGGCCATGGTTGTGCCGCCACCCATTACTGGTTCACTTGACTCCGAATTCTGCTGTTGATAAATcaagaacatatttttttaatgacatgcTATTGTGagatattataaattaaaatacaactGTGTATTGAAACCTGCAGGCTTACTTAATCATTGATTCAGTAATATTTTCATTAGCTTTATTTGTCCTTTACTATAAGCTAACTCTTTCTAATGCTgtacaatttatatttaaaatatgtttgacatttaaaaaacacttttaagtaTTTCTACAAAATTAATGAGTTTTTAGTCTATATGTCAATGTTTCATAGGACACtagtttgggtatcactgcAATACGAAACCTAATTACTCCTGTTTTCCGATTTTTCCCCAATAGAAACGACTGTAGCAATTGTccaggctttaaaaaaaaagggctgaCCGTGTGGCCAAATAGAACTGTTGAAAGTAAAGCTTACATTAAAATCTCTGCGTACTGAAATCTTATGCCTCCAGAGGTACTTGAGGATGAGGCTGTAGCTGACTATGATGACCGTGAGGGGAACGACATACGTGACCAATACCACCACGATGGTTAGCGCCTTCTGGGCAGACTTGGAACAGACCAGAGTACACACAAGTATAACTATCCCTGAGCCGTTCTCCTGGCGAAGCTCTGGGATGACCAGGTAAGGAGAACACACGACTGAAGAGGCTGTGGAggaaatatacaaatatcttTAGAAAATCATCTCGACTCTAATGTTTATAGATTATACTACTACTAGAAtcaacatttgttttattttcatgagttgtaagcattaaaaaatgtatacagtAATCAAACACTCTTCAATAGACGTTACTTAGTTGTagattgaaaaaatcctttgtAATCATTTACATCTTCTGACATATTGAGAATTTGaagattacaaaaaaacaataataatttttcacGCTTGTATAGTTCAGCCGAAGGTCCTGGCTTCCTCTTCTTCATGTGTGCGAGAATATGGAGGTGACATTTAGATCCTAGTATCTCGTAGAATTCTTTTTTCGTCTTAAATATGCCAACTTCAAGACGatgaattaatatttttgtaGAAGGTTGTAAGCCATTTTCAAAGTCTAGACCCAAACTACGGAGGATTCCAACTCTCATCGTGGtgcctccgtggaaacgtccgaCCGGGGAATCGGATAGGCT is a genomic window containing:
- the LOC106072355 gene encoding kiSS-1 receptor-like isoform X2 encodes the protein MAYSFQVTTTGLSGLTDAIAPSNRTNHSQPDTFDSFAYKVLVPAVWSIIVLIGVLGNIIVVFTMCKHGGRTMSRSATNCYIINVALADLAFIVIVVPITTAAFVTESWQHGEAMCKFNQYISYVTLLSTCLTLTAMTIDRYFAIVHPIKSMKSRTPRVAVIICIVIWFASSVVCSPYLVIPELRQENGSGIVILVCTLVCSKSAQKALTIVVVLVTYVVPLTVIIVSYSLILKYLWRHKISVRRDFNNSESSEPVMGGGTTMARRRKKVAKMVAAVAILFAITWLPIHLFNLVYVLMDESFPKSKPMYDLKIFAHTLSYTSSCVNPFIYTIMGDGFRRAFRESIPICRGSPSSYQRPSYPRRSGSTIETKFNGE
- the LOC106072355 gene encoding G-protein coupled receptor 54-like isoform X1; this encodes MAYSFQVTTTGLSGLTDAIAPSNRTNHSQPDTFDSFAYKVLVPAVWSIIVLIGVLGNIIVVFTMCKHGGRTMSRSATNCYIINVALADLAFIVIVVPITTAAFVTESWQHGEAMCKFNQYISYVTLLSTCLTLTAMTIDRYFAIVHPIKSMKSRTPRVAVIICIVIWFASSVVCSPYLVIPELRQENGSGIVILVCTLVCSKSAQKALTIVVVLVTYVVPLTVIIVSYSLILKYLWRHKISVRRDFNQNSESSEPVMGGGTTMARRRKKVAKMVAAVAILFAITWLPIHLFNLVYVLMDESFPKSKPMYDLKIFAHTLSYTSSCVNPFIYTIMGDGFRRAFRESIPICRGSPSSYQRPSYPRRSGSTIETKFNGE